Genomic DNA from Vanrija pseudolonga chromosome 3, complete sequence:
CATGAAACACGACCACCTGCTTGTCCTTGGTGAGTCGTATATCAATCTCGATTCCCTCGTAGCCGCCCCTCGCGGCAGCGGCCACAGCGGAGAAGCTGTTCTCGGTGGACGAGCCGAGGCAGCGCGATGCGCGGTGGGCGAAGACGTGAACAAGGTCGGGGGACGGGTTCTTGATCGAGTGGATGACCTTGCGGACATCGTACTGGGGGTATCTGGATGGGGACATGGCGGTGAGGGTCAGGCGACTGGTGATGCTTACAGCTACATGACGCGAGTTATGTACAAACAAGACTGGCACAAATGCTTTCCTCATCAGCCAAAGCTTCGGTACAAACGTGGTCAAGGGACAGCAAACCCTGGGCCCCACAATAAACGCACGATTAACCCGCACTTTTTCCACTGAGCAACACTGAGATCATCTGCTTTTTGCTCAAACGTCTTTGCGCCTCTACACAAACACCGCTGCCAAGCTATGGCTAGATATCACAGCTTCCCCGCATCGATTGCTCATATCGCTGCGCTTACACAATCTCCCCCGTGTGCCCCGTAGCCACAGAGGTTCCGCAGATAACCCGCAGACTTTCCACAGTTCGTGTGTTCGGCCTGTCACCGGCATCTACTGTGCGACTCTCGACACGTTCAGCGCCATCTATCAGAAGGAGCGTGCACGTTGGGTACCAATTCATCACTCATTCTATCTGGATGTGCGCTGTATAAAGCGTAGAGGCTCGGTCTCGACGGCTCCCTACCCTCGCATCTCAAGCCCTCAACACAATGTCCCTCGCTCCTGCCGTCAAACCGTCCGCTGACGACGCTGGCGATTACAAGGACTCGCCTCAGCTTCTGGATGAGCAAGCCCCTGGAAGCAACTCTGACACCGACACGAAGGTTATTGCCAGCGAGTTTCTTCACCTCTCCCGTTGGCAAACTACCAAGACATTCTGGCGGGCCACCCTCTGCTGTTTCTTTGGCGGCGTGTGCGTGTTGATGGAGGGTTACCAGGGTTCGATCACCGGTGCGTTGGCGTGGCTCTCGTGCCGTGATATCGTGCTGACAACCACTGCAGGTAGCATCGTTAGCAACGTCGGGTTCATCGACCAGTTTGGAACCTACAACCCGGCTACCGGCAAGAAGTCTCTCGCCGCCGAGTACGTTTCTGCGTGGGGCGGTACGGTGAGTACATACCTGCGCGACTGGGCATTGTCTGACGCCTTAGGGTGCTGCGTTTGGAATCCTTGGTCATCAATTTAGCACCCTCATTGCCGACAAGTACGGCCGTCGCGTGGCATTCCTGCTGTCGgcggtcgccgtcgttgccgtgGGTCGAGATCCTCGGCATGGGCTAATGGTCGCAGGGTGTGCTTGCGGAGCAGTTTGTCACCACCATGGCCGGTTGGCTGGGTGCCAAGATGGTTGCTGGACTTGCCGGAGGCATGGGTCAGGCAACGTCTCTCCTGGTGAGTCCAGTCTGGCTGCGACGCCTAACCACTGCAGTACATCTCCGAGGTCGCTCCTGTTCAGAACCGTGGTGCACTGCTCTGCTGGTAGGAGTAGTCAAAGTGTTGCTCGTCCTGACATGTCCAGCTACGGCCTGTTCCTTGCCCTCGGACAACTCTCCTCGGCTATCGCTCTCGAAGTGGTCAATGTCACCAACCCGCACCACTGGAGACTTGCCATCTACTCTGAATGGGTTCTCGTCGGTCTCTTCCTCGTCTGCCTCCCGTTCATCGTCGAGTCACCATGGTACTATGCGCGcaagggcctcgaggaccaggccaaggctgcACTGAAGAAGCTCAATGGTAGTGTAGACGGCTACAACGTTGAGCACGAGTACCTGGTCATGGCGACAGAGCTGGAGCATGAGCAGGCACAGCGTCGCAACATAGCGGCATCGACGTACAGGGAAATCTTCATGGGCACCAACTTTAAGCGAACCATGGCGAGCTTCTTTGGCGTCATCATGCTCCAGTGGTCGGGCGCGTCGGTGGTCTTTTCGTACGCTACTTGTGAGTTGAGACGACGGCAACGCTAACGGTGTAGACTTTTTGCAGCAAGCTGGTATCAAGCAGCCGTTCCAGGCAACGTGCATTGTCTAGTAGGTGGTGCAGGAAGTGGTAGTGCTGACCCCAGCTCTCTCCTTGTCGCCATGGTCATTGTCTCGTTCTACACCACGGAAAAGTTTGGTCGCCGTACCCTCATCTTTACCGGCGGCACTGGCTGCTTTGTGTGCAATATCATTCTCGGGGCCCTCGGCACACAGGAACGGACCGATACCAACCTGAATGCGACGTTGGCCGTCATCTGCATATGGGTGCTGTTCTACGCCGGCTGCCTTGCGGGTGTTGGCTGGGGCCTGACATCGGAAATCTCGACGCCCCGACTCCGCGCCCGTACCACGGGCGTCGTCATCAGCATGTCCATGTGTTTCAGTCTCATGTTTGGTTACACGGTGAGTAGGGCGTTGCTTTGGCAACTGACTGTAGGTCCCTCTCATGCTGGCCTCGACTGGCAAGGGTGCCCGTGGCTGGGGCGTCAAGACCATGTTCCTGTTTGCCT
This window encodes:
- the fmqE_0 gene encoding MFS transporter fmqE, encoding MSLAPAVKPSADDAGDYKDSPQLLDEQAPGSNSDTDTKVIASEFLHLSRWQTTKTFWRATLCCFFGGVCVLMEGYQGSITGSIVSNVGFIDQFGTYNPATGKKSLAAEYVSAWGGTGVLAEQFVTTMAGWLGAKMVAGLAGGMGQATSLLYISEVAPVQNRGALLCCYGLFLALGQLSSAIALEVVNVTNPHHWRLAIYSEWVLVGLFLVCLPFIVESPWYYARKGLEDQAKAALKKLNGSVDGYNVEHEYLVMATELEHEQAQRRNIAASTYREIFMGTNFKRTMASFFGVIMLQWSGASVVFSYATYFLQQAGIKQPFQATCIVYSLLVAMVIVSFYTTEKFGRRTLIFTGGTGCFVCNIILGALGTQERTDTNLNATLAVICIWVLFYAGCLAGVGWGLTSEISTPRLRARTTGVVISMSMCFSLMFGYTVPLMLASTGKGARGWGVKTMFLFACLGGIGLVVNFFILPEVGGRTFSEVDEMYESRVPPRKMKGYVAAAKKAGKGEGA